Proteins encoded together in one Methanobrevibacter sp. V74 window:
- a CDS encoding ABC transporter permease gives MVNTEKGSLYNSIGKMNLRTKTLITIGITVFILIAVVISSLLINSADITTNFQAMNQAPSFEHLFGTDWMGRDMFTRTLKGLGLSVQIGAGASVLSSLIAIGMAFLSSTNKFLDGFIAWLIDLFLSIPHILLIILISIALGGGAFGVTMGVAITHWTSLARVLRAEIKQIQTSEFVKLSERFGKSKLWIAKKHILPLVITQIIVGTILIFPHAIMHEASVTFLGFGLSPHEPAIGIILSESMKYLATGNWWLALFPGLALLIIVLLFDIVGENIKKILDPTSANE, from the coding sequence ATGGTTAATACTGAAAAAGGAAGTCTTTATAATTCTATTGGTAAAATGAATTTAAGAACAAAAACATTGATAACCATTGGAATAACTGTATTTATATTGATTGCAGTTGTTATTTCAAGCTTACTTATTAATTCAGCAGACATCACAACTAATTTCCAGGCAATGAATCAAGCCCCCTCATTTGAACATTTATTTGGTACTGATTGGATGGGAAGAGACATGTTCACACGTACCCTAAAAGGATTAGGGTTGAGTGTTCAAATTGGAGCTGGAGCATCTGTATTAAGTAGTTTAATAGCTATTGGAATGGCATTTCTTTCAAGCACCAATAAATTCTTAGATGGATTTATTGCATGGTTAATTGATTTATTTTTATCAATTCCTCATATTTTATTAATTATTTTAATTTCAATTGCATTAGGCGGAGGAGCATTTGGAGTAACAATGGGTGTGGCTATTACACACTGGACTTCACTTGCAAGAGTTTTAAGAGCAGAAATCAAACAAATACAAACATCGGAGTTTGTTAAATTATCTGAAAGATTTGGAAAATCCAAATTATGGATTGCAAAAAAACACATTTTGCCGTTAGTAATCACACAGATAATTGTTGGTACCATTCTAATTTTCCCTCATGCAATTATGCACGAAGCCAGTGTAACATTTTTAGGATTCGGTTTATCACCTCATGAACCTGCAATCGGTATCATTTTATCAGAATCTATGAAATATCTTGCAACAGGTAACTGGTGGTTAGCATTATTCCCTGGTTTGGCATTATTAATTATTGTATTGCTATTTGATATTGTAGGCGAAAATATTAAGAAAATACTTGACCCAACAAGCGCTAATGAATAG
- a CDS encoding ABC transporter permease: MVNYEKLAKFLGKKIVRLVILLIFVILLSFFLIDMSPINPVKTYISNIIISQNQIAQLEAYWGVNEPITTKMANWLGNIIQGDFGTSLIFRVPVIDVIKERFLASLALMLSSWILSGIIGFTLGVLAGFKKDTIVDKAIKVYCYILQSAPTFWIALLILMIFSVYLGWFPTGLGVPIATLSENVSFWDWLNRLILPMITLSIVGIASIALYTRDKLIEEMNSDYFLFAKARGESGWNLIKRHGIRNILLPAVTLQFLGFSELFGGAVLVEQIFTYPGIGQAAVSAGLKSDVPLLLGIVIFSAIFVYCGNLIADLIYNFVDPRIKESEEDG, from the coding sequence ATGGTAAACTATGAAAAATTAGCAAAATTTTTAGGTAAAAAAATTGTTAGATTAGTGATTTTGCTCATTTTTGTTATATTATTAAGTTTCTTCCTTATAGACATGTCTCCTATCAACCCTGTAAAAACATATATTAGTAATATAATAATTTCACAAAATCAAATAGCTCAATTAGAAGCTTACTGGGGAGTTAATGAACCAATCACAACTAAAATGGCAAATTGGTTAGGGAATATTATTCAAGGAGATTTTGGAACTTCCCTTATTTTTAGAGTACCTGTAATTGATGTTATCAAAGAAAGATTCTTAGCATCATTAGCTTTAATGCTGTCCTCATGGATTCTGTCTGGAATAATAGGATTTACATTAGGAGTTCTCGCAGGATTTAAAAAAGATACAATTGTTGATAAAGCTATTAAAGTATACTGTTACATATTACAATCTGCACCAACATTTTGGATTGCATTACTTATTTTAATGATATTTAGTGTATATTTAGGTTGGTTCCCAACTGGTTTAGGTGTTCCAATTGCAACATTAAGTGAAAATGTATCATTTTGGGATTGGTTAAACCGTTTGATCCTTCCAATGATTACATTAAGTATTGTGGGAATAGCTTCAATCGCATTGTATACACGGGATAAATTAATTGAAGAAATGAATAGTGATTATTTTTTATTTGCTAAAGCAAGAGGAGAGAGTGGTTGGAATCTAATTAAAAGACATGGAATTAGAAATATTCTACTTCCAGCAGTTACATTGCAATTTTTAGGATTTTCAGAATTATTCGGTGGAGCAGTTCTTGTCGAACAAATATTTACCTATCCCGGAATTGGACAGGCTGCAGTATCAGCAGGCCTTAAAAGTGATGTGCCTTTACTTTTAGGAATTGTAATATTTAGTGCAATATTTGTTTATTGCGGCAATTTAATTGCAGATTTAATTTATAACTTTGTAGATCCAAGAATTAAGGAGAGTGAAGAAGATGGTTAA
- a CDS encoding ABC transporter substrate-binding protein — translation MERKYIIGIIIVIVIAIIAGAVLMGGTSTERADDELVVAAYSHGGEPEAGFDPMLGWNYLAEPLIQSTLLKMTPNMTYKNDLATSWEANDDFTEYTVKIRNDVKFTDGTPLTAEDVAFSYNEASTNGASNLDFSSLKNVTAKDNTTVVFKLNKPDSTFVDKFAYLGIVPSDSYNNETYGSNPIGSGPYKFVQWDKGQQLILEKNTDYYGKQPEFNKLTILFEMNDAAFNAAKNHEVDVAAVPLAYANETIDGYNMKLLDTIDVRGLSLPVVPNTGKTTEDGNHMGNNVTSDKAIRKALNYGINRTAIAEGALNGFGYPNYDGIAHQLPWANDEVNAIEDGDVDKAKQILKEGGWKDTDGDGIVEKNGTKASINVYYASDASERQAIAVTIAEQAKEFGIEVNATGSNWDEMDAIKNTDPVVWGFGSTDPSTLMSEYYGEYAGQSYNNPALVNNSAVDKHIDTARSMDRESSYSEWSGVSWDGSEGISPLGDAAWLWAGEIKYGYFVDDSLDISEDTALLQPHGGDIFSNIYDWHRVSSIEK, via the coding sequence ATGGAACGCAAATACATTATTGGAATAATCATTGTAATAGTTATTGCTATTATTGCTGGAGCGGTCCTCATGGGAGGAACCTCCACTGAAAGAGCAGATGATGAACTAGTAGTTGCCGCTTACAGTCATGGAGGTGAACCTGAGGCCGGTTTTGACCCAATGCTTGGGTGGAATTACCTTGCAGAACCTTTAATTCAATCTACATTATTAAAGATGACACCAAACATGACATATAAAAACGATTTAGCAACAAGTTGGGAAGCAAATGATGATTTTACTGAATACACAGTTAAAATCAGAAATGATGTTAAATTTACTGATGGTACTCCATTAACAGCTGAAGACGTAGCATTCAGTTACAATGAAGCTTCAACAAATGGAGCAAGTAACTTAGACTTCAGTAGTTTAAAAAATGTCACAGCTAAAGATAATACCACAGTTGTATTTAAATTAAACAAACCAGATTCCACATTTGTTGATAAATTTGCATATCTAGGTATTGTACCGTCTGATTCTTATAATAACGAAACATATGGATCTAATCCAATCGGTTCCGGACCATATAAATTCGTACAATGGGACAAAGGTCAACAACTTATCTTAGAAAAAAATACTGACTACTATGGAAAACAACCAGAATTTAATAAATTAACAATTCTCTTTGAAATGAATGATGCTGCATTCAATGCTGCTAAAAATCATGAGGTAGATGTGGCTGCTGTACCATTAGCTTATGCTAATGAAACAATTGATGGCTACAACATGAAATTACTCGATACTATTGATGTAAGAGGATTATCCTTACCGGTTGTACCTAATACTGGTAAAACAACTGAAGATGGAAATCATATGGGTAACAATGTTACTTCAGATAAAGCAATAAGAAAAGCATTAAACTATGGTATTAATAGAACTGCAATAGCTGAAGGTGCATTAAATGGATTTGGATATCCTAACTATGACGGTATTGCACACCAATTACCATGGGCTAACGATGAAGTAAATGCTATTGAAGATGGAGATGTTGATAAAGCTAAACAAATCTTAAAAGAAGGAGGATGGAAAGACACTGATGGTGATGGAATCGTTGAGAAAAACGGTACAAAAGCATCTATCAATGTATACTACGCATCTGATGCTTCTGAAAGACAAGCTATTGCCGTAACTATCGCTGAACAAGCAAAAGAATTTGGTATTGAAGTGAATGCAACTGGTTCCAACTGGGACGAAATGGATGCAATTAAAAATACCGACCCTGTCGTATGGGGATTCGGTTCTACTGACCCATCAACCTTGATGAGCGAATATTATGGAGAATATGCAGGTCAGAGTTACAATAATCCAGCTTTAGTAAATAACAGTGCTGTGGATAAACATATTGATACAGCCAGATCAATGGATCGTGAATCCTCATACAGTGAATGGTCTGGAGTTTCCTGGGATGGAAGTGAAGGTATTTCACCATTAGGTGATGCGGCATGGTTATGGGCTGGCGAAATAAAATACGGATACTTTGTTGATGACAGTCTAGATATTTCTGAAGATACTGCATTATTACAACCTCACGGAGGGGATATCTTCTCCAACATTTACGACTGGCACAGAGTTTCTTCTATTGAAAAATAA
- a CDS encoding GNAT family N-acetyltransferase, translating into MNVTIKKLSNDPHEIRKVQKFLFNMIKKEFGYGYVPKWHKDIVNLEDYYIAPKRNNFFVAYNENEEIISTIGIRAFDKDFPEFKHSYSNENTSSIWRLFVDKRCRRCGLASRMFGIAENFAKESNYTEIYLHTHKTLDGALDFWVKMGFIVTFDENNELETVHMDKNIYGLEINPGVADFQYVVKL; encoded by the coding sequence ATGAATGTTACTATTAAAAAGTTAAGTAATGATCCGCATGAAATTAGAAAGGTTCAAAAATTCTTATTTAACATGATTAAAAAAGAATTTGGATATGGTTACGTTCCAAAGTGGCATAAGGATATTGTAAATTTGGAGGATTATTATATTGCTCCAAAAAGAAATAATTTTTTTGTTGCTTATAATGAAAATGAAGAAATTATATCGACAATTGGTATAAGGGCTTTTGATAAGGATTTTCCTGAATTTAAACATTCATATTCTAATGAAAATACTTCAAGTATCTGGAGATTGTTTGTTGATAAAAGATGTCGACGTTGTGGTTTAGCTTCTAGAATGTTTGGTATTGCTGAGAATTTTGCAAAAGAATCAAATTATACTGAAATTTATTTACACACTCACAAAACATTAGATGGTGCTTTAGATTTTTGGGTAAAAATGGGGTTCATTGTCACTTTTGATGAAAATAACGAGCTTGAAACTGTTCATATGGATAAAAATATTTATGGATTAGAAATCAATCCTGGAGTTGCTGATTTTCAATATGTAGTTAAATTATAA
- a CDS encoding ABC transporter substrate-binding protein: MIDNRLNELWSFKKMDNKMKYSIVAIIVIVIAIVAVASMLGTSNDDDPTHIVVTVPGLTGEPATGFNPLTGWGCGHMNFNPLVQSTLLKSDKKGNFVNDLATGYNISSDGLKWTVGIRDDVKFSNNETLTAKDVAFTFNEARTSSSELDMSNLKEAKAIDDNTVEFTLNSPQSTFTYDLRYIGIVPEKDYNNETYGENPIGTGPYVLKQWDKGQQAIFEANDNYYGDKPYFTQITMLFPEEDSAVMQIAKSNQASVVQVPISGLNETIEGYNLVEFYSPRAQGLTFPYQNDTGVKTTGGNDVGNNVTGDIAIRKALNVGINREEIVNSVYKGHAVVDYTGVDSHKYSNPNAIIKDNDKKEAKRILEDAGWIDTDGDGIREKNGTNATFTVLYSSDDQARQALATVVSEQAKDLGINIELEGTDWDTIYSRMYKDSAVFQQSSDNPYRNIYQQYHSKENYSEDNYMNPNGYGNSEVDAILESALRENDVNASNSLWADAANTGSGSGFGPNADAPWLWIADFDYCYFVKNDIDMGAPPSVGHDYMQNICEWTRTNSTK, translated from the coding sequence TTGATTGATAATAGATTAAATGAATTATGGAGTTTTAAGAAAATGGATAATAAAATGAAATATTCTATTGTTGCTATAATTGTCATTGTTATTGCAATTGTTGCAGTTGCTTCAATGTTGGGAACGTCTAATGATGATGATCCAACCCATATTGTTGTAACAGTTCCTGGTCTAACTGGTGAGCCTGCAACAGGTTTCAACCCGTTGACCGGTTGGGGTTGTGGACACATGAACTTTAACCCTTTAGTTCAAAGTACACTTCTAAAATCTGATAAGAAGGGCAATTTTGTCAATGATTTAGCAACAGGATATAATATAAGTTCAGATGGTCTTAAATGGACTGTTGGAATAAGAGATGACGTTAAATTTTCCAATAACGAAACTTTAACAGCAAAAGATGTTGCATTCACATTCAATGAAGCAAGAACAAGTAGTTCTGAATTAGACATGTCCAACTTAAAGGAAGCTAAAGCCATAGATGATAATACTGTCGAATTTACTTTAAATTCACCTCAGTCTACTTTCACATATGATTTAAGATATATTGGTATTGTACCTGAAAAAGATTATAATAATGAGACTTATGGTGAAAATCCTATTGGTACTGGTCCTTATGTATTAAAACAATGGGATAAAGGTCAACAAGCTATTTTTGAAGCAAATGATAATTATTATGGGGATAAGCCATATTTCACACAAATAACTATGTTGTTCCCTGAGGAAGATAGTGCTGTAATGCAAATTGCTAAATCTAATCAGGCTAGTGTTGTTCAAGTACCGATTTCAGGTTTAAATGAAACTATTGAAGGTTATAATTTGGTAGAATTTTATAGTCCTCGTGCACAAGGTTTAACTTTCCCATATCAAAATGATACTGGTGTAAAAACCACTGGTGGAAATGATGTAGGTAACAATGTAACTGGAGATATTGCAATAAGAAAAGCTTTAAATGTTGGAATTAATCGTGAAGAAATCGTTAATTCTGTTTATAAAGGTCATGCAGTAGTTGATTATACTGGTGTTGATAGTCATAAATATTCTAATCCAAATGCTATTATAAAAGACAATGATAAAAAAGAAGCTAAAAGAATATTGGAAGATGCTGGATGGATTGATACTGATGGTGATGGAATTAGAGAGAAAAATGGTACTAATGCAACCTTCACGGTATTGTATAGTTCTGATGATCAAGCAAGACAAGCTCTTGCAACAGTCGTATCTGAACAAGCTAAAGATTTAGGAATTAATATTGAGTTGGAAGGAACAGACTGGGATACAATATATTCTAGAATGTATAAAGATTCTGCTGTATTCCAACAATCTTCAGATAATCCTTACAGGAATATTTACCAACAATATCATAGTAAAGAAAATTATAGTGAAGATAATTATATGAATCCAAATGGATATGGTAATTCAGAAGTAGATGCCATATTAGAATCTGCTTTACGAGAAAATGATGTCAATGCTTCTAATAGTCTTTGGGCTGACGCTGCCAATACTGGTTCTGGTTCTGGATTTGGACCTAATGCAGATGCTCCTTGGTTATGGATTGCTGATTTTGATTACTGTTATTTTGTAAAGAATGATATTGATATGGGTGCTCCTCCAAGCGTAGGTCACGACTATATGCAAAACATTTGTGAATGGACACGTACCAATTCAACTAAATAA
- a CDS encoding ABC transporter permease — MDNMDSRMMLFFRNKLVHFIVLMVAVSIFSFLLLDLSPIDPVNAYLRETPVTEAQRALLEQYWGVGQPITTKIFNWFTNFIQGNLGNSLIFRKPVSDVIFEKFTASLVLMLLSWVISGLLGFVLGVVSGKNRGSWIDKIIRVYCYILQSAPTFWIALLILVIFSVELGWFPVGLGVPIGVSSTDVTIWQWLARLVLPTLTLSMVGVAPIALYTRNELLNVLSSDYVLFAKSRGEDGWDLIERHGIRNILLPALTLQFLNFSELFGGTILVEQVFLYPGIGQTAVAAGLQSDVPLLLGIVVISAVFVFVGNLIADILYYFIDPRIKENEV, encoded by the coding sequence ATTGATAATATGGATTCACGTATGATGCTTTTTTTTAGGAATAAGTTAGTTCATTTCATTGTTTTGATGGTAGCAGTTTCGATTTTTAGTTTTTTATTATTGGATCTTTCGCCTATTGACCCTGTTAATGCATATTTAAGAGAAACTCCTGTGACTGAAGCTCAAAGAGCATTATTAGAACAGTATTGGGGTGTAGGTCAACCTATTACCACTAAAATATTTAATTGGTTTACTAATTTTATTCAAGGAAACCTTGGAAATTCATTAATTTTTAGAAAACCTGTAAGTGATGTTATATTTGAGAAATTCACAGCATCTTTAGTATTAATGTTATTATCCTGGGTTATCAGCGGGTTATTAGGATTTGTTTTAGGTGTTGTATCAGGTAAAAATAGGGGATCATGGATTGATAAAATCATAAGGGTTTATTGTTATATCTTGCAGTCAGCACCAACCTTTTGGATAGCATTACTTATTTTAGTAATTTTTTCAGTAGAACTGGGATGGTTTCCAGTTGGATTAGGTGTTCCCATTGGAGTGTCGAGCACGGATGTAACGATATGGCAATGGCTTGCAAGACTTGTGCTGCCAACGCTTACATTAAGTATGGTTGGTGTTGCACCAATTGCATTGTATACACGTAATGAACTATTAAATGTATTGTCTTCAGATTATGTGTTATTTGCCAAATCTAGAGGTGAAGATGGTTGGGATTTAATCGAAAGACATGGCATACGTAATATTTTATTACCTGCCTTAACATTACAATTCTTAAATTTCAGTGAATTGTTTGGAGGAACAATACTTGTAGAACAAGTATTTTTATATCCTGGAATTGGTCAAACTGCTGTTGCTGCAGGTCTTCAAAGTGATGTGCCATTATTATTGGGGATAGTTGTAATAAGTGCAGTATTTGTGTTTGTTGGAAATTTAATTGCAGATATCTTATACTACTTTATTGATCCACGTATTAAGGAGAATGAGGTATGA
- a CDS encoding ABC transporter permease, protein MFKKKSDDKKPWFIYNANLRTKTLVIIGISTLFLLVILISSMIIDVSSLTTNFSQFNQLPSFEHIFGTDWMGRDMFVRTVAGLGLSMGVGAFASVISTAVAIVLGLFSGVNRILDEFVAGIIDLFSAIPHILLIILLSISFGGGFYGVIMGVGLTHWTPLARILRAEVKQIQTMEFIKVAEQQGKSKLWIATKHMFPLLLSQIVVGVILMFPHAIMHEAGITFLGFGLSPHEPAIGIILAESMQYLSNGCWWLAFFPGVSLLIIVLLFDLIGEYVHKLLDPSEAQN, encoded by the coding sequence ATGTTTAAAAAGAAAAGTGATGATAAAAAGCCTTGGTTTATATATAATGCTAATCTCCGAACTAAAACATTGGTTATAATTGGAATATCTACACTATTTTTATTAGTTATCCTAATAAGTAGTATGATTATTGATGTATCTTCATTAACCACTAATTTTTCACAGTTTAATCAATTGCCTTCTTTTGAGCATATTTTCGGTACTGATTGGATGGGTCGGGACATGTTTGTAAGAACTGTTGCAGGACTTGGATTGAGTATGGGAGTAGGGGCTTTTGCATCTGTCATAAGTACAGCAGTTGCAATTGTCTTAGGATTGTTTTCAGGAGTTAATAGAATATTAGATGAATTTGTTGCAGGAATAATAGATTTGTTCTCAGCTATTCCACATATATTGCTTATTATTTTATTGTCAATCTCTTTTGGTGGAGGATTTTATGGGGTAATTATGGGTGTTGGTTTAACTCATTGGACACCATTAGCTCGTATTTTAAGGGCTGAAGTAAAGCAAATACAAACAATGGAGTTTATTAAAGTAGCTGAACAACAAGGTAAATCCAAACTATGGATTGCAACAAAGCATATGTTCCCATTATTACTTTCACAAATTGTGGTGGGTGTTATATTAATGTTTCCTCATGCAATTATGCATGAAGCAGGTATTACTTTCTTAGGATTTGGTTTATCTCCACATGAACCGGCTATTGGTATTATTTTAGCTGAATCCATGCAATATTTGTCAAATGGTTGCTGGTGGTTAGCATTTTTCCCTGGTGTTTCTTTATTAATCATTGTATTGTTATTTGATTTGATTGGTGAGTATGTACATAAGTTATTAGATCCATCTGAGGCTCAAAATTAG
- a CDS encoding ABC transporter ATP-binding protein has translation MELLSVSNLSIGFTQYVQGLQQRELKVISDLSLDVEEGEVVAILGSSGSGKSLLAHAILGILPNNATCTGDISFKGKVLTEEDKKAIRGKNICLVPQSVNYLDPLMKVSQQAIGKTNGEEDYKRKKSHQREVFAKYGLDESVDVMYPFELSGGMARKVLLSTALLSDPDLLVADEPTPGLDAKSVEETINDIKRLAEDGKGIILITHDIEVAIRTANRIAIFYSGYVIEINQVENFKDVNKLMHPYSKALIGALPDNGFKLTEGTQPLNDEEGCIYYKNCPMRKEICKDTKPLLRDIGNNKVRCHLWEEYDET, from the coding sequence ATGGAATTATTAAGTGTTTCAAATTTATCAATAGGTTTTACTCAATATGTTCAAGGACTACAACAAAGGGAACTAAAAGTAATCTCTGATTTATCATTGGATGTTGAAGAGGGAGAAGTTGTAGCTATTCTAGGGTCTAGCGGGTCAGGCAAAAGTCTACTTGCTCATGCTATATTGGGAATTCTTCCAAATAATGCAACATGCACGGGAGATATTAGTTTTAAAGGTAAAGTTTTAACAGAAGAAGATAAAAAGGCCATTAGAGGTAAAAATATCTGTTTAGTTCCACAATCAGTCAATTACCTGGATCCTTTAATGAAAGTATCGCAGCAAGCTATTGGAAAAACGAATGGTGAAGAAGATTATAAACGTAAAAAATCCCATCAAAGAGAAGTATTTGCTAAATATGGTCTAGATGAATCTGTAGATGTAATGTATCCATTTGAACTATCTGGAGGTATGGCGAGAAAAGTTTTACTTTCAACCGCATTATTGTCTGATCCAGATTTATTAGTTGCTGATGAACCAACACCTGGATTAGATGCTAAAAGCGTAGAAGAAACAATCAATGATATTAAAAGGTTAGCTGAAGATGGTAAAGGCATTATTTTAATTACTCATGATATAGAAGTAGCTATTAGAACTGCTAATAGAATTGCAATATTTTATTCAGGTTATGTAATTGAAATTAATCAAGTAGAAAACTTTAAAGATGTTAATAAGTTAATGCACCCATATTCAAAAGCATTAATAGGAGCTTTGCCGGATAATGGATTTAAATTAACTGAGGGCACCCAACCATTAAATGATGAAGAAGGTTGTATTTATTATAAAAATTGTCCAATGAGAAAAGAAATATGTAAAGATACTAAGCCATTATTACGTGATATTGGAAATAATAAAGTTAGATGTCACCTGTGGGAGGAATACGATGAAACTTGA
- a CDS encoding ATP-binding cassette domain-containing protein, which translates to MKLEGNNISFAYKKDSPILNNISISVPNDKVIGLIGDSGSGKSTLCKILSGYIPRYEGTVTIDNNPIESKDYNPVQLIFQHPEKTMNPKWKMENILEESWVPSKELRDTFGISDGWLKRWPNELSGGELQRFSILRSLHPKTRFIIADEISTMLDTVTQVQIWDVLLNYAKKNNIGILAVSHDKSLLEVVSDEIFYFNELNKK; encoded by the coding sequence ATGAAACTTGAAGGAAATAATATTTCATTTGCTTATAAAAAAGATTCACCTATATTAAATAATATTTCTATAAGTGTTCCTAATGATAAAGTAATAGGTTTAATTGGTGATAGTGGTAGTGGTAAAAGTACTTTATGTAAAATACTTTCTGGTTATATTCCAAGATACGAAGGAACTGTAACAATTGATAATAATCCTATAGAGTCTAAGGATTATAATCCAGTACAACTTATATTTCAACATCCTGAAAAAACTATGAATCCAAAATGGAAAATGGAAAATATTTTGGAGGAATCATGGGTTCCATCAAAAGAATTAAGAGATACATTTGGTATTTCTGATGGTTGGTTAAAAAGATGGCCTAATGAGTTATCTGGGGGAGAATTGCAAAGATTTTCAATATTGAGATCTTTACATCCTAAAACAAGATTTATCATTGCAGATGAAATCAGTACCATGCTTGATACAGTAACACAAGTACAAATATGGGATGTATTATTAAATTATGCTAAAAAAAATAATATTGGAATTTTAGCTGTAAGCCATGATAAATCATTACTTGAAGTAGTATCAGACGAAATATTTTATTTCAACGAATTAAATAAAAAATAA
- the truA gene encoding tRNA pseudouridine(38-40) synthase TruA: MKRTALKIGYIGTNFHGFQRQPNLRTVEEELIYHLRKLNYIDDLKKSRFRIAGRTDAGVHSLGNVISFQSEKEVRVNEINNSLPDDIQILASAPVRYAFKPRYAQMRQYRYMLFQDLDIDKLNECAELFKGTHNFTNFTKRFQKTTVRSIDDIKITKVNFTDYHKRDFPNLHETLSPIFVDIYGESFLWNMVRKMMRVFVDVAIGKMDLDEVERLLNPKEDEPRAYIKVMEPDYLILMDIQYDGVKFNHDNYACERFRRDLVGSLTDLQKRYAIREAMIKSLEDLHGF, translated from the coding sequence ATGAAGAGAACAGCACTAAAAATTGGATATATAGGAACTAATTTCCATGGTTTTCAAAGACAACCTAATCTTAGAACAGTTGAAGAAGAGTTAATCTATCATTTACGTAAGTTAAACTATATTGATGATTTAAAAAAGTCTAGATTTAGAATTGCAGGTAGAACTGATGCAGGAGTTCATAGTTTAGGCAATGTAATTAGTTTTCAGTCTGAAAAAGAAGTTCGTGTTAACGAAATAAACAATTCTTTACCTGATGATATTCAAATTTTAGCAAGTGCGCCGGTAAGATATGCTTTTAAACCGAGATATGCTCAGATGAGACAATACCGTTACATGCTCTTTCAGGATTTGGATATTGATAAATTAAATGAATGTGCTGAATTATTTAAAGGCACTCATAACTTCACTAATTTTACTAAAAGATTTCAAAAAACAACTGTCAGGTCTATTGACGATATTAAAATCACGAAAGTTAATTTCACCGATTATCACAAAAGAGACTTTCCAAATCTTCATGAAACACTATCTCCAATATTTGTGGATATTTATGGCGAATCATTTTTATGGAACATGGTTCGTAAAATGATGAGGGTCTTTGTAGATGTGGCTATTGGAAAAATGGATTTGGATGAGGTTGAAAGATTATTAAATCCCAAAGAAGATGAACCAAGAGCATATATTAAAGTTATGGAGCCGGACTATCTTATCTTAATGGACATTCAATATGATGGAGTCAAGTTTAATCATGACAATTATGCCTGTGAAAGATTTAGACGTGACCTTGTGGGGTCATTGACGGATTTACAAAAAAGATATGCAATTCGTGAAGCTATGATAAAAAGTTTAGAGGATCTGCACGGTTTTTAA